In Leptospiraceae bacterium, one DNA window encodes the following:
- a CDS encoding HAMP domain-containing protein, with protein MHKLITKLFSPGLKVKMILLASGIVVLSISPVSLLVLWQNERVITEKTLEVCKNMAQNIANFATEELLINETYDSTQTSIYRLKELNVNALNDAYVLNVEGQIIADMNKTRLNTFASEKLINEVQNISNLSLSEFSNENKKVNLRFIYPIFMSYGEKNMKLGAAVFEFDKKLVYAPINKIRDTIILTSVIVFSFAVIIGIIAAIVLTRPILQLSKGANIIGGGNLNHRIKVQSSDEIGELAFSFNDMTAKIQDLMNNLEQKVIERTIELKQEKEKSESLLLNILPMKISEELKENGHVESRLYHSTSILFTDFKGFTKVAEIMDPKELLMELERCFIKFDEITERHTLEKLKTIGDAYMCAGGIPEENNSHPIDTCVAGLQMQNFMEEKKRIKILNEEPYWEMRLGIHTGQIMAGVIGRKKFAYDIWGDTVNTASRMESSGEPGKVNISETTYSYIKEFFECEYRGKIPAKNKAPIGMYFVNRIKKEYSKDELGVEPNDKFYEQRKKIINQKIQISIPQVDPEIQQVKIQSSETLDYFIHTSTQKKDKSQESKSKKKL; from the coding sequence ATGCATAAATTAATTACAAAATTATTCTCGCCTGGTTTAAAAGTAAAAATGATTCTTCTTGCTTCAGGAATTGTGGTGCTTAGCATATCTCCTGTCTCGTTATTAGTTCTCTGGCAAAATGAAAGAGTCATCACTGAAAAAACTTTAGAAGTCTGTAAAAATATGGCTCAAAATATCGCTAATTTTGCAACAGAAGAATTATTAATCAATGAAACTTATGATTCTACACAAACTTCAATCTACAGATTAAAAGAATTAAACGTGAATGCTTTAAACGACGCTTATGTATTGAATGTAGAAGGACAAATCATTGCAGATATGAACAAAACAAGACTGAATACTTTTGCTTCAGAAAAATTAATCAATGAAGTTCAAAATATTTCCAATCTCTCTTTATCCGAATTTTCCAATGAGAACAAAAAAGTCAACTTACGTTTTATTTACCCGATTTTTATGAGCTACGGCGAAAAAAATATGAAGCTTGGAGCTGCTGTTTTTGAGTTTGATAAGAAATTAGTCTATGCTCCCATAAACAAGATTAGGGACACAATTATTCTTACCTCAGTTATAGTTTTTTCTTTTGCTGTCATTATCGGAATCATAGCAGCTATTGTACTCACTCGTCCGATATTGCAACTCTCTAAAGGTGCAAATATAATTGGTGGAGGAAATCTAAACCACAGAATCAAAGTTCAAAGTTCTGACGAGATTGGTGAGCTTGCATTTTCATTCAATGACATGACCGCAAAAATTCAAGATTTGATGAATAATTTAGAGCAAAAAGTCATTGAAAGAACTATAGAGTTAAAGCAAGAAAAAGAAAAAAGCGAAAGTCTTTTACTCAACATTCTCCCGATGAAAATCAGCGAAGAGTTAAAAGAAAATGGTCATGTAGAGTCAAGGCTTTACCATTCCACTTCTATTCTATTCACGGATTTTAAAGGATTTACGAAAGTCGCAGAAATTATGGATCCAAAAGAATTGCTCATGGAATTAGAAAGGTGCTTCATTAAGTTTGATGAAATTACAGAAAGGCACACATTAGAAAAACTCAAAACTATTGGTGACGCTTATATGTGTGCAGGAGGAATCCCCGAAGAAAATAATTCTCACCCTATTGATACCTGTGTGGCAGGGCTACAAATGCAGAATTTCATGGAGGAGAAAAAACGAATTAAAATTCTAAACGAAGAGCCTTACTGGGAGATGAGGCTCGGAATTCATACCGGTCAGATTATGGCAGGTGTGATTGGAAGGAAAAAATTTGCCTACGATATATGGGGGGATACTGTCAATACTGCTTCCAGAATGGAGTCCTCCGGTGAACCAGGAAAAGTCAATATTTCAGAAACTACTTATAGTTACATAAAAGAATTTTTTGAGTGCGAATACAGAGGAAAAATTCCGGCAAAAAATAAAGCTCCCATAGGAATGTATTTTGTAAACAGAATCAAGAAAGAATACTCAAAAGATGAATTGGGTGTTGAACCCAACGACAAATTTTATGAACAAAGAAAAAAAATCATAAATCAAAAAATACAAATTTCAATTCCTCAGGTTGACCCGGAAATACAACAGGTGAAAATTCAAAGCTCTGAAACCTTAGATTATTTCATTCATACCAGCACACAAAAGAAAGATAAATCACAAGAGTCAAAGTCTAAAAAAAAACTCTAA